The proteins below come from a single Eucalyptus grandis isolate ANBG69807.140 chromosome 3, ASM1654582v1, whole genome shotgun sequence genomic window:
- the LOC120291067 gene encoding cadmium/zinc-transporting ATPase HMA3-like isoform X1, whose amino-acid sequence MSSNTEKTYLEVLGLCCATEVALVEKILRQLDGINDISIIIPTKTVIVLHDPLIVSQSTLVEALNKARLEASIKHRGKIDSAMKWPSPALIVCGLLFGLSFLQYVYQPLKWLALAAVVIGLPSIAWRSYASIKHLTLNIYVLILISVIGTLALQDYWEAASIVFLFSIAQWLELRASHKAMATMSSLASMTPEKAVIAETGESVDVNDVKMGTVLSVKAGEAVPIDGIVVDGKCDVDEKMLTGESYPVAKSIDSTVWAGSINLNGYISVRTTALATDSVVARMATLVEEAHKEKTHTQGLIDKCAKYYIPGIALVSACIAAVPAALKLKNEHHWFHLAIVVLIGACPCALILSTPITFFCALSRAAKDGLLFKGGGFLEILAKVKTVAFDKTGTVTRGEFVVTNFQSDCNNIDLNALLYWVSSIESKSSHPMSAAIIDYANSFSIEPKPEEVEYFQNFPGEGIYGQINGKSIYIGNRRIGLRAGCETASGIETDTNGFIYIGQSPVGKFSLSDACRTGSMEAINDVKSLGIKTAMLTGDSQAAARSTQNQLNNALDIVCAELLPENKVRIIEDFKKDGPTAMIGDGVNDAPALATADVGISMGISGSALAMETADVILMSNDIRKIPEAIKLARWTFRKLVENILISVSLKCAVLGLAFAGYPLVWAAVLTDVGTCLIVILNSMHRLNATPNQEKKFLRSMNGLFSPNSREKNKVGCAVQSLNNDNEHCSGCCSAMANQDATLSLNTLGDACSESKFSPQKEDMSMNLEGPTCKPTTQPTVNLSAFGEIESVTDQPKNHYGSSCGCPSVRSVKSVSKCESSYCLPVKHIEGRSQCASGCCPQSSEIHEDERKLNLRSDASRLFSSAPDAGNTESVAQSVPGNFKDEEIIEHCNLVGAKCCVEAVAIEITPVKMSPGGCCKESDNKCFSRLEQHDAGSGSSMPRIVIE is encoded by the exons atgtCATCCAATACAGAGAAAACGTACTTGGAAGTGTTGGGCCTTTGCTGTGCCACAGAAGTTGCGTTGGTCGAGAAGATCCTGAGGCAGCTCGATGGGATCAACGACATCTCGATCATCATCCCGACAAAAACGGTCATCGTCCTCCATGACCCTCTAATCGTTTCTCAGTCCACGCTCG TTGAGGCACTAAATAAAGCGAGATTGGAAGCTAGCATTAAACATCGGGGCAAGATTGATTCGGCGATGAAATGGCCATCGCCGGCACTGATTGTTTGCGGGTTGTTGTTCGGTTTGTCATTTCTTCAGTACGTTTATCAGCCACTTAAATGGCTGGCTCTGGCTGCTGTTGTAATTGGCCTTCCGTCGATTGCATGGAGGAGCTACGCCTCCATCAAGCATCTCACTCTAAATATCTACGTTCTCATTCTGATTTCAG TGATAGGAACACTCGCCTTGCAAGATTACTGGGAAGCTGCTTCCATAGTCTTCCTGTTTTCCATTGCTCAGTGGCTCGAGTTGAGGGCTAGTCACAAG GCTATGGCAACCATGTCATCATTGGCAAGCATGACTCCAGAAAAAGCTGTTATAGCCGAGACTGGAGAGTCCGTTGATGTCAACGATGTGAAAATGGGCACAGTACTTTCAGTAAAGGCTGGTGAAGCCGTACCAATTGATGGAATTGTTGTGGATGGGAAATGCGACGTGGATGAGAAAATGTTGACGGGGGAATCATACCCTGTTGCCAAGAGTATCGATTCCACAGTTTGGGCAGGCTCTATCAATTTAAATG gctATATTAGTGTAAGAACCACGGCTTTGGCCACAGATTCCGTGGTGGCCCGAATGGCTACACTAGTCGAGGAGGCTCATAAGGAAAAGACTCATACGCAAGGCCTCATAGACAAATGTGCGAAATACTATATTCCAG GAATTGCTCTGGTGTCTGCTTGTATTGCTGCGGTTCCTGCTGCACTGAAGCTTAAGAATGAACACCACTGGTTTCACTTGGCAATAGTTGTTCTGATCGGCGCATGTCCTTGTGCACTCATCCTTTCTACACCCATCACATTCTTCTGCGCACTTTCAAGGGCTGCAAAAGATGGGCTTTTGTTTAAAGGAGGTGGGTTTCTTGAAATTCTGGCAAAGGTTAAAACCGTGGCTTTTGACAAAACAGGGACAGTGACAAGAGGAGAGTTTGTGGTGACCAACTTCCAATCAGATTGCAATAACATTGACCTTAACGCTTTGCTCTACTG GGTATCGAGCATCGAGAGTAAATCAAGCCATCCAATGTCAGCTGCAATAATTGATTATGCCAATTCTTTCTCTATTGAGCCAAAGCCTGAAGAGGTAGagtattttcaaaattttcctggGGAAGGAATTTATGGTCAAATCAACGGTAAAAGCATCTATATTGGGAACCGGAGAATCGGTCTAAGGGCTGGCTGTGAAACAG CAAGCGGCATTGAAACAGACACAAATGGATTCATATACATTGGACAAAGCCCGGTGGGAAAGTTCAGTCTCTCTGATGCTTGTAGAACTGGGTCGATGGAGGCCATTAATGATGTTAAATCACTAGGCATCAAAACCGCCATGCTCACAGGTGATAGCCAAGCTGCAGCCAGGTCCACACAGAATCAG CTCAACAATGCTCTGGACATTGTATGTGCAGAACTCTTGCCCGAAAACAAGGTAAGAATAATAGAAGACTTCAAGAAAGATGGACCAACTGCAATGATCGGTGACGGAGTAAATGATGCTCCTGCATTAGCCACGGCTGACGTAGGCATCTCGATGGGGATTTCTGGTTCAGCCCTGGCAATGGAGACGGCTGATGTGATTCTCATGTCGAATGACATTCGAAAGATCCCAGAAGCTATTAAACTCGCCAGGTGGACCTTCAGGAAGCTCGTCGAGAACATCCTTATATCTGTATCTCTGAAGTGCGCAGTCCTCGGATTGGCCTTTGCTGGGTACCCATTGGTTTGGGCCGCAGTTCTCACAGACGTGGGCACATGTTTGATCGTGATTCTCAACAGCATGCATCGTCTAAACGCAACCCCaaaccaagaaaagaagttcTTAAGATCCATGAATGGTCTCTTCTCGCCAAACTCACGCGAGAAGAATAAAGTTGGTTGCGCAGTGCAAAGTCTGAACAATGATAATGAACATTGCAGCGGCTGCTGCTCTGCCATGGCAAATCAAGATGCAACGTTGTCATTGAACACACTCGGTGATGCTTGTTCTGAATCGAAATTTAGCCCACAGAAAGAAGATATGTCAATGAACCTTGAAGGACCTACTTGCAAGCCAACAACGCAGCCTACAGTAAACCTGTCTGCATTTGGAGAGATTGAGTCTGTTACAGACCAACCGAAAAACCACTATGGCTCAAGTTGCGGTTGCCCATCAGTTAGATCTGTTAAATCAGTAAGTAAGTGCGAGTCATCCTACTGTTTACCTGTCAAACACATAGAGGGAAGGTCACAATGTGCTTCTGGCTGTTGTCCTCAAAGTTCGGAAATTCACGAGGATGAAAGGAAGCTGAATTTACGAAGTGACGCGTCACGGTTGTTCAGCAGTGCACCGGATGCTGGTAATACTGAATCTGTAGCTCAAAGTGTACCCGGTAATTtcaaagatgaagaaattatCGAGCACTGCAACTTAGTTGGAGCAAAATGCTGTGTTGAGGCTGTAGCAATCGAAATTACTCCAGTGAAGATGAGCCCTGGCGGGTGCTGCAAGGAATCAGACAACAAATGTTTCAGCAGACTCGAGCAACATGATGCAGGCAGCGGAAGCAGCATGCCTAGAATAGTCATAGAATAG
- the LOC120291067 gene encoding cadmium/zinc-transporting ATPase HMA2-like isoform X2: MATMSSLASMTPEKAVIAETGESVDVNDVKMGTVLSVKAGEAVPIDGIVVDGKCDVDEKMLTGESYPVAKSIDSTVWAGSINLNGYISVRTTALATDSVVARMATLVEEAHKEKTHTQGLIDKCAKYYIPGIALVSACIAAVPAALKLKNEHHWFHLAIVVLIGACPCALILSTPITFFCALSRAAKDGLLFKGGGFLEILAKVKTVAFDKTGTVTRGEFVVTNFQSDCNNIDLNALLYWVSSIESKSSHPMSAAIIDYANSFSIEPKPEEVEYFQNFPGEGIYGQINGKSIYIGNRRIGLRAGCETASGIETDTNGFIYIGQSPVGKFSLSDACRTGSMEAINDVKSLGIKTAMLTGDSQAAARSTQNQLNNALDIVCAELLPENKVRIIEDFKKDGPTAMIGDGVNDAPALATADVGISMGISGSALAMETADVILMSNDIRKIPEAIKLARWTFRKLVENILISVSLKCAVLGLAFAGYPLVWAAVLTDVGTCLIVILNSMHRLNATPNQEKKFLRSMNGLFSPNSREKNKVGCAVQSLNNDNEHCSGCCSAMANQDATLSLNTLGDACSESKFSPQKEDMSMNLEGPTCKPTTQPTVNLSAFGEIESVTDQPKNHYGSSCGCPSVRSVKSVSKCESSYCLPVKHIEGRSQCASGCCPQSSEIHEDERKLNLRSDASRLFSSAPDAGNTESVAQSVPGNFKDEEIIEHCNLVGAKCCVEAVAIEITPVKMSPGGCCKESDNKCFSRLEQHDAGSGSSMPRIVIE, translated from the exons ATGGCAACCATGTCATCATTGGCAAGCATGACTCCAGAAAAAGCTGTTATAGCCGAGACTGGAGAGTCCGTTGATGTCAACGATGTGAAAATGGGCACAGTACTTTCAGTAAAGGCTGGTGAAGCCGTACCAATTGATGGAATTGTTGTGGATGGGAAATGCGACGTGGATGAGAAAATGTTGACGGGGGAATCATACCCTGTTGCCAAGAGTATCGATTCCACAGTTTGGGCAGGCTCTATCAATTTAAATG gctATATTAGTGTAAGAACCACGGCTTTGGCCACAGATTCCGTGGTGGCCCGAATGGCTACACTAGTCGAGGAGGCTCATAAGGAAAAGACTCATACGCAAGGCCTCATAGACAAATGTGCGAAATACTATATTCCAG GAATTGCTCTGGTGTCTGCTTGTATTGCTGCGGTTCCTGCTGCACTGAAGCTTAAGAATGAACACCACTGGTTTCACTTGGCAATAGTTGTTCTGATCGGCGCATGTCCTTGTGCACTCATCCTTTCTACACCCATCACATTCTTCTGCGCACTTTCAAGGGCTGCAAAAGATGGGCTTTTGTTTAAAGGAGGTGGGTTTCTTGAAATTCTGGCAAAGGTTAAAACCGTGGCTTTTGACAAAACAGGGACAGTGACAAGAGGAGAGTTTGTGGTGACCAACTTCCAATCAGATTGCAATAACATTGACCTTAACGCTTTGCTCTACTG GGTATCGAGCATCGAGAGTAAATCAAGCCATCCAATGTCAGCTGCAATAATTGATTATGCCAATTCTTTCTCTATTGAGCCAAAGCCTGAAGAGGTAGagtattttcaaaattttcctggGGAAGGAATTTATGGTCAAATCAACGGTAAAAGCATCTATATTGGGAACCGGAGAATCGGTCTAAGGGCTGGCTGTGAAACAG CAAGCGGCATTGAAACAGACACAAATGGATTCATATACATTGGACAAAGCCCGGTGGGAAAGTTCAGTCTCTCTGATGCTTGTAGAACTGGGTCGATGGAGGCCATTAATGATGTTAAATCACTAGGCATCAAAACCGCCATGCTCACAGGTGATAGCCAAGCTGCAGCCAGGTCCACACAGAATCAG CTCAACAATGCTCTGGACATTGTATGTGCAGAACTCTTGCCCGAAAACAAGGTAAGAATAATAGAAGACTTCAAGAAAGATGGACCAACTGCAATGATCGGTGACGGAGTAAATGATGCTCCTGCATTAGCCACGGCTGACGTAGGCATCTCGATGGGGATTTCTGGTTCAGCCCTGGCAATGGAGACGGCTGATGTGATTCTCATGTCGAATGACATTCGAAAGATCCCAGAAGCTATTAAACTCGCCAGGTGGACCTTCAGGAAGCTCGTCGAGAACATCCTTATATCTGTATCTCTGAAGTGCGCAGTCCTCGGATTGGCCTTTGCTGGGTACCCATTGGTTTGGGCCGCAGTTCTCACAGACGTGGGCACATGTTTGATCGTGATTCTCAACAGCATGCATCGTCTAAACGCAACCCCaaaccaagaaaagaagttcTTAAGATCCATGAATGGTCTCTTCTCGCCAAACTCACGCGAGAAGAATAAAGTTGGTTGCGCAGTGCAAAGTCTGAACAATGATAATGAACATTGCAGCGGCTGCTGCTCTGCCATGGCAAATCAAGATGCAACGTTGTCATTGAACACACTCGGTGATGCTTGTTCTGAATCGAAATTTAGCCCACAGAAAGAAGATATGTCAATGAACCTTGAAGGACCTACTTGCAAGCCAACAACGCAGCCTACAGTAAACCTGTCTGCATTTGGAGAGATTGAGTCTGTTACAGACCAACCGAAAAACCACTATGGCTCAAGTTGCGGTTGCCCATCAGTTAGATCTGTTAAATCAGTAAGTAAGTGCGAGTCATCCTACTGTTTACCTGTCAAACACATAGAGGGAAGGTCACAATGTGCTTCTGGCTGTTGTCCTCAAAGTTCGGAAATTCACGAGGATGAAAGGAAGCTGAATTTACGAAGTGACGCGTCACGGTTGTTCAGCAGTGCACCGGATGCTGGTAATACTGAATCTGTAGCTCAAAGTGTACCCGGTAATTtcaaagatgaagaaattatCGAGCACTGCAACTTAGTTGGAGCAAAATGCTGTGTTGAGGCTGTAGCAATCGAAATTACTCCAGTGAAGATGAGCCCTGGCGGGTGCTGCAAGGAATCAGACAACAAATGTTTCAGCAGACTCGAGCAACATGATGCAGGCAGCGGAAGCAGCATGCCTAGAATAGTCATAGAATAG